In Coregonus clupeaformis isolate EN_2021a unplaced genomic scaffold, ASM2061545v1 scaf1005, whole genome shotgun sequence, a single window of DNA contains:
- the LOC121548900 gene encoding uncharacterized protein LOC121548900 isoform X1, with protein MSQARTMSLEEQIRSFSPDAASALARAGIKEDIDIQELTRDDLNELLPGLKHFKLRKRISELLTKSKQDTAKPIDLILNEVRDFISAGVMKNALVPGGVLHGYVPILRDLEKQLDKALHFIQAHVVLLESYNKEEPMEAEGNAVSPSVDSATAGNQLILHESQYIDNVHKKSVKGASERPALGAVETHPKRPRTDVDDKGRGPRRKGRKRTWKLVEVLQSFNCICIRKK; from the exons ATGAGTCAG GCAAGGACAATGAGTTTGGAAGAGCAAATCAGGAGCTTCTCACCAGATGCAGCATCTGCCCTTGCAA GAGCTGGAATTAAAGAGGACATTGATATTCAAGAGTTAACAAGAGATGATCTGAACGAACTTCTGCCAGGCCTCAAGCATTTCAAACTTAGAAAGAGGATCAGTGAACTTCTAACCAAATCTAAACAG GACACAGCTAAACCTATCGATTTAATTCTTAACGAGGTTAGGGACTTCATTTCAGCTGGTGTCATGAAGA ATGCACTTGTTCCTGGGGGAGTGTTACATGGCTACGTCCCTATTCTTAGAGATTTGGAGAAGCAGCTTGACAAAGCCCTGCACTTTATTCAGGCACATGTTGTACTACTTGAGAGCTACAATAAAGAAGAGCCCATGGAGGCTGAGGGCAATGCTGTGTCCCCATCAGTTGACTCTGCTACAGCAGGAAACCAGCTCATCCTTCATGAATCACAATACATAGATAATG TACATAAAAAATCTGTTAAAGGCGCTTCAGAACGACCAG CCTTAGGCGCTGTAGAGACCCACCCCAAACGACCAAGAACAGATGTGGATGACAAAGGTCGAGGCCCAAGAAGAAAAGGAAGGAAAAGAACCTGGAAGTTGGTGGAAGTTCTCCAATCCTTTAATTGCATCTGTATTAGGAAGAAATGA
- the LOC121548900 gene encoding uncharacterized protein LOC121548900 isoform X2 produces the protein MSQARTMSLEEQIRSFSPDAASALARAGIKEDIDIQELTRDDLNELLPGLKHFKLRKRISELLTKSKQDTAKPIDLILNEVRDFISAGVMKNALVPGGVLHGYVPILRDLEKQLDKALHFIQAHVVLLESYNKEEPMEAEGNAVSPSVDSATAGNQLILHESQYIDNALGAVETHPKRPRTDVDDKGRGPRRKGRKRTWKLVEVLQSFNCICIRKK, from the exons ATGAGTCAG GCAAGGACAATGAGTTTGGAAGAGCAAATCAGGAGCTTCTCACCAGATGCAGCATCTGCCCTTGCAA GAGCTGGAATTAAAGAGGACATTGATATTCAAGAGTTAACAAGAGATGATCTGAACGAACTTCTGCCAGGCCTCAAGCATTTCAAACTTAGAAAGAGGATCAGTGAACTTCTAACCAAATCTAAACAG GACACAGCTAAACCTATCGATTTAATTCTTAACGAGGTTAGGGACTTCATTTCAGCTGGTGTCATGAAGA ATGCACTTGTTCCTGGGGGAGTGTTACATGGCTACGTCCCTATTCTTAGAGATTTGGAGAAGCAGCTTGACAAAGCCCTGCACTTTATTCAGGCACATGTTGTACTACTTGAGAGCTACAATAAAGAAGAGCCCATGGAGGCTGAGGGCAATGCTGTGTCCCCATCAGTTGACTCTGCTACAGCAGGAAACCAGCTCATCCTTCATGAATCACAATACATAGATAATG CCTTAGGCGCTGTAGAGACCCACCCCAAACGACCAAGAACAGATGTGGATGACAAAGGTCGAGGCCCAAGAAGAAAAGGAAGGAAAAGAACCTGGAAGTTGGTGGAAGTTCTCCAATCCTTTAATTGCATCTGTATTAGGAAGAAATGA